The proteins below come from a single Alnus glutinosa chromosome 9, dhAlnGlut1.1, whole genome shotgun sequence genomic window:
- the LOC133877111 gene encoding pumilio homolog 12 → MEERGRYLEFDEFERLLGEIPNATYGKPHYEESGPKMVSLEGSLSPICVNSYKGPISEKLQNYGSLDEEKISVDKIKQLSIKRFQPEEMNLPDDQSLTSAFAGLNFTDGVTVGAGSPLAKSKSLQNHTILFDRPYLNGLNKPNYVDSHMTVASSFKSAKDVPCGFDEFSGTKAVQESSNLLKLNAEENKWQGDYFHQLENFSTVPFAHAVQGFQFLSNVPVQGVQFPAMPDQQQFFLDAQSLLPYFHPEQINQPQISWRNVNEEQYCRMHQHYQYLQQLHSQRFEAQRAIQAHGNLTAKLMSESSRQPYFEVPISHQIEKSKQEPFWNNYTNYRGSNQSNSSVSYMDFNAMQVLDKVTKHKFPETFPARSHGVNTLKAVKFGSVGGNESLTHVSPNGKFLSNNHLWHSFSTPRAGCYQLDSLRSRGLSPETTDLKSTDLKPLPQNYNSVDEVSGRIYLMAKDQHGCRFLQKKLTEGIPKDIEKIFLEIIDYIVELMVDSFGNYLVQKLLEVCDEAQQIQILRTITRKSGELVRISCDMHGTRAVQKVIETLRTPEQFSIVVSALKPGIVTLIKNTNGNHVAQCCLQCLMPEYSKFLIEAATTNCVELATDRHGCCVLQKCLSNCDGEQRRRLICEITSNSLTLSQDPFGNYVLQLVFELRLPWATVDILDRLEGNYADLSMQKFSSHVVEKCLKYADDEHRTRLIQELIENPRLDQIMQDPYGNYVVQAALNQSKGAFHTALLAAIKRHDPVLQTSPYGKKVLSSSGLKK, encoded by the exons ATGGAGGAAAGAGGAAGATACCTCGAATTTGATGAATTTGAGAGGCTACTAGGGGAGATACCAAATGCTACTTATGGGAAACCACATTATGAGGAATCTGGACCAAAgatggtgtctttggagggtAGCTTGTCTCCTATCTGTGTGAATTCCTACAAAGGGCCAATCAGTGAGAAACTTCAAAACTATGGGAGTTTGGATGAGGAAAAAATCTCAGTGGATAAAATTAAGCAATTATCCATTAAAAGGTTTCAACCAGAGGAAATGAATCTGCCTGATGACCAGTCCTTGACATCTGCCTTTGCAGGATTGAACTTTACTGATGGTGTGACAGTGGGAGCTGGAAGTCCTTTGGCAAAGTCTAAATCCTTACAGAATCACACCATTTTATTTGATCGTCCATATCTTAACGGCTTAAATAAACCAAATTATGTGGATTCACATATGACAGTTGCATCTTCTTTCAAATCAGCAAAAGATGTACCTTGTGGTTTTGATGAGTTTAGTGGGACAAAAGCTGTCCAGGAAAGTTCAAATTTGTTAAAACTGAATGCTGAAGAAAACAAGTGGCAAGGAGACTATTTTCATCAACTTGAAAATTTCTCTACTGTGCCATTTGCTCATGCAGTGCAAGGCTTCCAGTTCCTCTCTAATGTGCCTGTCCAAGGTGTGCAGTTTCCTGCAATGCCTGATCAGCAGCAATTCTTCTTAGATGCACAATCTTTGTTGCCTTATTTTCATCCAGAACAAATAAACCAGCCTCAGATCAGTTGGAGGAATGTGAACGAGGAACAATATTGTAGGATGCATCAGCACTACCAGTACCTGCAGCAGCTTCACAGTCAGCGGTTTGAAGCTCAGCGTGCTATTCAAGCACATGGAAATCTCACAGCTAAGCTGATGAGTGAGAGCTCGAGGCAGCCATATTTTGAGGTGCCAATCTCTCACCAGATTGAAAAATCTAAACAAGAACCATTTTGGAACAATTATACAAACTATAGGGGTTCAAACCAATCAAATTCTTCCGTTTCTTACATGGATTTTAACGCAATGCAAGTTTTGGACAAAGTGACTAAACATAAGTTTCCTGAAACGTTTCCAGCAAGATCACATGGAGTAAACACACTCAAAGCTGTGAAGTTTGGATCTGTTGGTGGAAATGAATCACTAACCCATGTCAGCCCAAATGGGAAATTTCTCTCAAATAATCACCTATGGCATAGCTTTTCTACGCCAAGGGCTGGATGCTATCAGTTAGATAGTTTGAGATCACGGGGTTTGTCCCCTGAAACTACAGATCTTAAAAGTACTGATCTGAAGCCACTGCCTCAGAATTATAACTCTGTTGATGAAGTCAGTGGAAGAATATATCTCATGGCTAAAGACCAACATGGTTGCCGCTTTTTACAGAAAAAACTTACTGAGGGCATCCCAAAAGACATTGAAAAGATTTTTCTTGAGATCATCGATTACATTGTTGAGCTCATGGTAGATTCTTTTGGGAACTACCTAGTACAAAAGCTGCTTGAAGTTTGTGATGAGGCTCAGCAGATTCAAATACTTCGAACAATCACAAGAAAATCTGGAGAACTTGTTAGGATTTCGTGCGATATGCATGG GACTAGGGCTGTTCAGAAGGTCATTGAAACCCTTAGGACTCCTGAGCAGTTCTCCATAGTTGTTTCCGCACTGAAGCCTGGTATTGTGACATTAATAAAAAACACGAACGGCAACCATGTTGCACAATGCTGCTTGCAGTGTCTAATGCCCGAATACAGTAAG TTCCTTATTGAAGCTGCAACTACTAATTGTGTTGAACTTGCAACGGACCGCCATGGCTGTTGTGTGCTTCAAAAGTGCCTTAGCAATTGTGATGGCGAGCAAAGACGCCGTTTAATATGCGAGATTACATCAAATTCTTTAACCCTCTCCCAAGATCCATTCGG GAATTATGTTTTGCAACTTGTATTTGAGCTCCGGCTTCCATGGGCAACAGTAGATATTCTTGACCGATTGGAGGGTAACTACGCGGACTTGTCCATGCAGAAATTTAGCAGTCATGTGGTTGAGAAATGTCTCAAGTATGCAGATGATGAACACCGCACTCGTCTTATCCAAGAGCTTATTGAGAATCCTCGGCTAGATCAAATTATGCAAGACCCTTATGGAAATTATGTTGTTCAAGCAGCATTAAATCAGTCAAAG GGAGCTTTTCATACTGCATTGTTGGCCGCCATAAAACGCCATGATCCTGTGCTTCAGACAAGCCCATATGGGAAGAAAGTTCTCTCTAGCAGCGGTTTGAAGAAATAA
- the LOC133877026 gene encoding protein MET1, chloroplastic, translating to MSLASSSHPSLYSSPPFPRTIKTRRILAAFCQTSHSSLKNHSCLSTSSGFSNTHLLKPSILVVKASETESQTSKSESGSEGGQGDDEKYEEYEVELLQPYGLKFAKGRDGGTYIDAIAPGGSADNSGVFTVGDKVLATSAVFGTEIWPAAEYGRTMYTIRQRVGPLLMKMEKRFGKQEKSGELTEKEIIRAERNSGVISNRVREIQMQNFLKKKEQKELRAKDLREGLQLYKNAKYEEALERFESVLGSKPDLAEASVASYNVACCYSKLNQIQAGLSALEEALQSGFEDFKRIRTDPDLANIRTSEEFDPLLKRFDESFINENAINAIKSIFGIFDKK from the exons ATGTCTTTAGCTTCAAGTAGTCATCCTTCTCTCTACTCTTCACCACCATTCCCAAGAACCATCAAAACCAGGCGAATCCTAGCTGCCTTTTGCCAAACCAGCCATTCCTCACTCAAGAACCACTCGTGTCTGAGCACTTCAAGCGGTTTCTCAAATACCCATTTGCTCAAACCATCGATTTTGGTCGTAAAAGCATCGGAAACTGAGTCCCAGACATCGAAATCGGAGAGTGGAAGTGAAGGGGGGCAGGGAGATGACGAAAAGTATGAAGAGTATGAGGTGGAACTGCTGCAGCCATACGGTCTGAAATTCGCCAAGGGCCGTGATGGTGGGACTTACATAGATGCGATTGCGCCGGGTGGATCGGCTGACAACTCTGGGGTGTTCACTGTTGGGGATAAAGTACTTGCCACCag TGCAGTGTTCGGGACAGAAATATGGCCTGCTGCTGAATATGGAAGGACAATGTACACCATTCGCCAAAGAGTTGGCCCATTACTGATGAAAATGGAGAAGAGATTTG GGAAGCAAGAAAAAAGCGGCGAATTGACAGAAAAAGAGATTATCAGAGCTGAGAGGAACTCTGGCGTAATTAGTAACAGAGTGAGGGAAATCCAA ATGCAAAATTTCCTGAAGAAAAAGGAACAGAAGGAGCTTAGGGCAAAGGACCTTCGTGAAGGACTGCAACTTTACAA GAATGCCAAATATGAGGAAGCACTAGAAAGGTTTGAGTCTGTATTGGGATCAAAACCAGATCTAGCTGAAGCTTCAGTCGCAAGTTACAATGTCGCTTGTTGTTATTCCAAGCTTAATCAG ATACAGGCTGGGCTCTCTGCTCTTGAAGAGGCCTTGCAATCAGGATTTGAAGACTTTAAG AGAATCCGAACAGATCCAGACCTGGCCAATATAAGAACATCCGAGGAGTTCGACCCTCTTTTGAAAAGGTTTGATGAGTCATTTATCAATGAAAATGCCATCAATGCCATTAAGTCTATATTTGGCATATTCGACAAGAAATAG